The window GACATTCAGGTGTGCCGCGCGGAGTACGACGCGGTGCAGCCGGCGCCCGAGGTCAGCCAAATGGCTGCCCCCAGCTTTACCACCCTGCCGTGACAGGACGGCGGCGAAGGTCTCTCACCCCCACTCGGTCAATCAGCGCCTCACGGCGCACGTGCCACAGGTGCCGACGGTCCGCGACCTGCAACGCCTCGGGCAGGGCGCGCCATGTAGTCATTCCGTGATGGCCGCAGTCGGGCGAGACCGTAGCCAACCAGGTACCGCGGGTCGACAGGAGGAACTCCGGTAGCCGGGATTGTTACCGCTGTGGCCGGAAGTGGTTCCGGATCAGGTACGCGGTGACCTGCTTGCCGATCTTCGCGCCCTCCACGTCGGCGGTCCGGGTGTGGATGCCACCCCAGATGCGCGCTTCGACGACCTCGGAGAGGGCGTCTGAGAAGCCACGGAAGTGCCGGGTGGTGCCCGAGGCGGCGCTGTATCCGCTGAACGCGATGTCGTCCCGACCGAAGAGGTACGCCAACGCCGACATGCTGGCCGCGGTGAAGCAGGTGTGCCCGGACGTGAAGTCGGGGTGCGGGGGAGTGACCAGCAGCGGCGACCACCCGGGGTCGGCCACGGTGGCCGGGTTGCCGTCGGTGTCGGCGAGCTGGACCGCGGTGATCGGCCGCCAGAAGCTCCATGCGGCCTTCTCGTTGTAGCAGGCGGTCGTGGCGTCGGCTTCTGCGAGGTCCACCACCGCGAACATCCGGGCGGTCTGGAGGAGGTTCAGCCGCTGCGTCGTCGCGAGCTGCCGTTTGATTTCCCATTCGGCCAGGTGCCGGTCGTGCCACCAGATCGCCGCCTGGGTCTGGTCGAGTGTCCGTATCGTGCTGTTCGCCGCGCCGATCTCCTTGACCTCGTTGAGGTCCCGGGCGTACCGGTTGCTGGTGAGGGCGGGCGGGCCGGCGGTTCGGAACATCGACGCACGCGGGATGACGAACGGCTTGAGGTTGCCGACCCAGGCTCCGTCGTGGGTGAAGGTCGGGGGCGTGGGCCGCCACTGACCGGGTTGACTGCCGATCACCCAGGTCTGGTCGCCGAACGCCCCGTCGTTCCTGCGTGCGGCGATCATCGCGGCCGCCGTTCGGCTGCCGACGGTGATCCCGCGCCGCTTCGCGACGCTGTCCGGGATCGTGGCCAGCGACTCGTCGTACTGCGTCCGCAGTCGCTGGTGCTGGTCGGGGAACAGCGCGTCCAGCACGGTGAACGCGGCGGTGGCGACGGCCGCGTCCGTCGACTCGGTTCCCCGGGTCGCCGGTGCGACCAGGTACGGCTGGTACGGCGTGCCGGCGATCGCGTTCACCGCGTCGTAGACGGCCCCGTGCACCATGGCGAAGCTGCGTGCCTGGACCTGCGGTTGCTGGCCGGCGACTTCCCAGATCGCGGTCTCGGCGTTGCGGTCCCAGACGATGACGGCGTTGGCGGACGGATCCGGGTCGGACGCGTACGCCGATGCGGAACCGAGCACGGCGGACGACCCGACCGCGAGGATCCCGACAACGGCGACCTGTCCGGCCTTCCGGAGCAGCGAATGACGGCCCGTCATGAGGCGGCCGACCGCTGGTTGTCCCGTCCCGGTGACCGGGGCATCGACGATGATGTCTGCATGGCTGCAAAATACGCCGCCGGGCGTGGTCCGTGGGGCCCCGAGACGCGGGGTGGGCGTTCGGGTGTCGAAGAACCGGCGGCGGCAGCGGCACCCGTAGGAACACTGCCCGCAGGTCCAGCCAGCCGCTCGTCGGGATACGGACCTCGTCAGCCAAGACCTCGAAGCGGCGGGAGCCGGGCTCGTTCGCGAGGGAGTCGCGGGCGGTCTTCTTGGCTACCCGAACGAAGTCGTCGCGATGCTCCGGCTGGGCCGGAACGTCCTGGACGTCGACGTCGAGGCTCTGCGCCAGCGTGTGGCCGTTCCTCACGACCGAATCGTGGCTGCAGCGGTCAGCTGGGCGGGCCGGGCTGGGTTTTCTCCCAACCGGGTCGCTCCGGAAGCGGAAGTTCCGC of the Micromonospora sp. NBC_01796 genome contains:
- a CDS encoding vanadium-dependent haloperoxidase, translated to MTGRHSLLRKAGQVAVVGILAVGSSAVLGSASAYASDPDPSANAVIVWDRNAETAIWEVAGQQPQVQARSFAMVHGAVYDAVNAIAGTPYQPYLVAPATRGTESTDAAVATAAFTVLDALFPDQHQRLRTQYDESLATIPDSVAKRRGITVGSRTAAAMIAARRNDGAFGDQTWVIGSQPGQWRPTPPTFTHDGAWVGNLKPFVIPRASMFRTAGPPALTSNRYARDLNEVKEIGAANSTIRTLDQTQAAIWWHDRHLAEWEIKRQLATTQRLNLLQTARMFAVVDLAEADATTACYNEKAAWSFWRPITAVQLADTDGNPATVADPGWSPLLVTPPHPDFTSGHTCFTAASMSALAYLFGRDDIAFSGYSAASGTTRHFRGFSDALSEVVEARIWGGIHTRTADVEGAKIGKQVTAYLIRNHFRPQR